Within the Danaus plexippus chromosome 25, MEX_DaPlex, whole genome shotgun sequence genome, the region AAATAGCGTTCTTTTGTTAgcgtttgaaatttaaaaaaacgttaGCAATGATCGTTAAAACCGCTCGCCATATGCGAACCAAATACAagactaaaaaatattcatttataacaaaaatgattaatgataatgtataattatcttgttaatatttgttctttttttgaagtttaattaaaaagaaatgtatagcGTGTTGTGATTatgattgaaatttaaaagatactaTCAGTGTTAGTTCTTACACGGGTCCGTACATTCGATAAAAAGTCGATTATCATACATAGTAGGAGTGCGCATGTTCAGTTCGTTGACCGCTTTTCTTCCGTGTTGGCTAAAATAAGCATGTCCGTTATGAAAAAGCTCCAATTTTGTAACAGATAGTAAAACTGACTGAACTATTCCTGTAGAGAAGATTATGCTCAGTTAGTAACATCAAAAGAGAACGCTGGTTCGGAGAGATCGCTTTATGATAcgttattacaaattaaatggaAAGCTCATCGATTTTTTAAACCACTTAAGTAGGTTATACATTAAGCTGACATTAATCTGTAAAGCCACAGAAAAATACCTTGAGTAATGTCTAGACTTTGAATTATTACACCTACtaataatgtttaagaaaAAGATAATCCtgaattagataaaatttctttcaatgcACTCGGGTGAATAAAGTATTCTGGAAATAAGCCAAGGAAATCGGAACTGGTAGATGACATCACAGATTCTTTCATGTGACACACAACTTCCAACTTTATGGATTAATATGTAACaagaattaatatgtaaatatttaatttgacgtTTTCAATTACTTGTACGGCTAcagttatcatataaaattaatttaagaggGCGATtaagtaaatgtaataaagttagtgaatttaaataatctcaaGGCTATAACAGTTTCGTATTCTGAATTATTGGCGAAAACGTAGGCAGATGTGGGAGGACTCGTCTGAAGCTTATGGCTTGAACATATTGCTTGTTCAGGAATTGTTAGTTACaggaacataatattaattcaatctAAAACATctcttatatatacatgtatacgtGTGTTgcatattcaaatttaattgacaGCTTTATACAGACGAGTAATTAATCGTTGTGAATTCCTCGTCTGTAACTTAGCGAGTGCGTCAACGTACCAAAACTGAGCTCCAATCGTCTCTGCCGTGATTCATCAATATACGagtgtacattaaatatccGAGTCCGCGTCAGATGACTCtgcttttatatcataatgtcGTCAATCTTCAAGATGACTCCCCACTTCTGAGATTCATTTCACTCTAACTCATGTACAGTGAGGCGGCTTTCTAAACAAGAAATCATCTTTTCCGACATTGGTTAACATTTCATTCTATTATATCGTGTATCTCGTACTTGAATAGTGTACTGAATATCGTGGGTATGTTTTAATCGATTTATAGATAAGCAAAACCCTCATAAaggaaatatacatacaatgaCGCCCACGACAAGAGCtctcaaaatttattgtattatgtcCATAAACGATAAGATATTaagtaagaatataaatggttacgagggaagaaaataatatgtataggaTGGATCGATGGAGTGGAGCGGCCTCATTAATATTACAGAGCCCACGCGAGGGTTTGTTGCGAGTCCTGTTACCCTGACGACCGCCGGTGACTCATGTAACGGTACTTTTGCTATTTATGTTCGGCGTCTACAGGGAATAACCTGCCTTTAATAGTCGAGTGTCgggatttatatatattttctcctGTTTTATAGTTCTGGGAGATCATCTCCGACGAGCACGGCATCGACCCCACTGGTGCCTACCATGGAGACTCCGACTTGCAGCTGGAGCGCATCAATGTGTACTACAATGAGGCCTCCGGTGGCAAGTACGTCCCCCGCGCCATCCTCGTGGACTTGGAGCCCGGCACCATGGACTCTGTCCGCTCTGGACCTTTCGGACAGATCTTCCGCCCTGACAACTTCGTCTTCGGTCAATCCGGAGCCGGCAACAACTGGGCCAAGGGTCACTACACAGAGGGAGCTGAACTAGTCGATTCAGTTTTAGACGTCGTGCGTAAAGAGGCAGAGTCGTGCGACTGTCTTCAAGGTTTCCAACTGACACACTCACTGGGAGGCGGCACCGGGTCCGGCATGGGCACGTTACTCATCTCCAAGATCAGAGAGGAATATCCCGACAGAATCATGAACACATACTCAGTAGTACCTTCCCCTAAAGTATCAGACACCGTCGTAGAACCTTACAACGCCACCCTTTCAGTACATCAGTTAGTAGAAAATACGGATGAGACCTACTGTATCGACAACGAGGCTCTTTATGACATCTGCTTCCGCACGCTAAAACTGTCCACACCCACGTACGGCGACCTCAACCATCTCGTGTCGCTCACCATGTCCGGTGTCACCACCTGCCTCAGGTTCCCCGGTCAGTTAAACGCCGACCTCCGCAAGTTGGCCGTCAACATGGTTCCCTTCCCCCGTCTCCACTTCTTCATGCCCGGATTCGCACCCCTGACATCTCGCGGCAGCCAGCAGTACCGCGCCCTGACCGTTCCCGAGCTCACTCAGCAGATGTTCGACGCCAAGAACATGATGGCAGCCTGCGACCCTCGCCACGGCCGCTACCTCACCGTGGCCGCCATCTTCCGTGGTCGCATGTCCATGAAGGAAGTGGACGAGCAGATGCTCAACATCCAGAATAAGAACTCGTCGTACTTCGTGGAATGGATCCCCAACAACGTGAAGACCGCCGTGTGCGACATCCCTCCGCGCGGTCTCAAGATGGCCGCCACCTTCATCGGCAACTCCACCGCCATCCAAGAGCTGTTCAAGCGCATCTCGGAGCAGTTCACCGCTATGTTCAGACGCAAGGCTTTCCTCCATTGGTACACCGGCGAGGGAATGGACGAGATGGAGTTCACGGAGGCGGAGAGCAACATGAACGACCTGGTGTCCGAGTACCAGCAGTACCAGGAAGCCACCGCCGACGAGGACGCGGAGTTCGACGAGGAACAGGAGCAGGAGATCGAGGAGAACTAGACTCCACCCCAGCTGTCTCCCCTCACCCTCCTGTCCTTGCAGTGACTTGACGCATTCGCTTCTGTAGTTTTATACAAGTCTCTCTCCCCCGACCCCCCCGCCCTCGGCTCGCGGCCGACGTTCCGTTTCGTTATTTTACATTCCCGGTTTTCTCTGACGAAGGGCGCTCTCTGGAATGTTTATCTCATAAACAGTTGCTCCCTCAGGACGTGACCCCTTCGCTCACACTCGGCGGTGCTGCGAACTCGCTGGAGACACAAAAGAACATCTTTTGTTTGATAAGGCTGAacttgattttgtttttttaaatcctaagttaatttttaatgtttgtaacCGGTGTGTTTACGTTGGCTTTTTGGCATTTATAGATAACTTTAAGAGTCCAGACCGGACCAGTGTCAGAGGTGGAGACGGCCGGAGGGTCTGGAGTCCTAAACACGTCTATACAGCTAATAATTATGTTCGTACAATTTTTGGAGTCGatcaaagtttttaattattatattccagctggtgaattataaatactatgatTTTACGAGATGGCCTTTCATTTACACAACACTGACGTTCAGCTAACTATTAATCATCAAGTccgtaacaaaaaaatatatattaatgtttttttatgaacataaaaatatttcaaactgtGTCTAGAACTTTCACATtacgtattaaaaaatgacaaattacTAAGATGGCGGCCATGTTGGACGCGACGCTTTGGAATGAACATTCCGACACGTTGaatgttaaagaaattttcaatGAAGCAGGTACTTATGACAATGACTCGGAAGTGACGAGCGTCTCCTGCTTCAGGGTAACGGAAGTATCCTGGTGATGTGACATGTGATGAAGTAGGGAACCTAGTGTGGATACACAAGAATTACTGAGTGTTAggttaaaataagaaaaattgaCATTGCACTATAAGGCGGTTTAAAACATTGACACAGAATGATTCAACAGATTATAAAGGAAACTTGAATATAgacaattaaatatgtttatttattaaaagttaatacaaGAACTAGTAACATCTTATCATAATGAAATTCATTCAACACGATCttaaatgtttcttattttacataaaatataaaaaagggaCAGCTTCAATTAATCGTTTGTCCTTTTACTATTAAGGATTGAGTTACAATCTCGCATGAATCAACTTACAAATAGTAACGAGTGTTACGaacataaataactaatatataaattccaaatcattaatattgtttatgtatCGACTGGATCACAGTTGTCTTTCGCTCCGAACTGACATTCCTTAATGTGGTCCGATATTATGTCTACTGTTTGTTCGCTAACCCTGCCGGCGTCCCTCAACATGGAGACCAGCTCCGTTATGGTGAACATGGAACGCACCCTGACGCCGCTCGCCTCCAGCACGCCGACGCCCCCCTGCTCCCTGTCGAGTACCACGACAGCGTCTGTCACCACCAGACCCTCGCTCCGCAGCGTGTTAACCGTCTCCAGTAAGGTGCCGCCGGACGTCACCACGTCCTCCACCACGAGACACGTCTGATTCTTCTGGAACACTCCTTCTAGTATCTTCTTGGTGCCGTACAGTTTAGTCTCCTTCCTCTTCATGATCATGGGCGTGTCCGTGTTGACGGACATGACGGCGGCGAAGGGCAGCGCCGCGTACGGCACTCCGCACACAAGCTCGTGATGCACTCCGGACGACAGGACTTCCAGTTGTTGGGAGATCGCCTTCTACAtcgaataaaactaatattgttacctaatgtattaatataaggaTCGCTCGTGTAGTTACTTCTCAAACgtcatataatatgtaataaaaaattaaatctaaaaccAAACATACAGAAGTCTTTGACGGTTtatgcatttatattatttatatttctctttagttttgttatcttttaaaaatttatacggaGCATAGAAAACAAATTGGATGTCCTTAACATATGTTAGGTATAAACCTACTCCTGCATACTTTTTGTGACTTGGGATGGATCAGTAAAACGATTGTTTCTCGAAAGACCTACCACGATCTTAGGATGAGATACGACGACCCTGAGGTCAAAGTATATGGGGGTCCTCCGCCCCAGCTTGGCCTCTATGTCTCCGATGCGCAGCGCCCCCGCGTCGAACAGCTGCACCGCTAACTCTTTTAACTTGCACACCatctgtaatattattattattattgctcattaaattagaataatatgaagtatatttataaattccgTGAAGTTCTCAAGAAATTCGTTATAACAGTTGTATTTTTCTTGAAGTCACAAGTGGCGCCCTCCGTGctatactaattataatatactataatccttagaattgtttttatgacTGATCATAgcctattataaaatatagcatattataaaacaaacctGAAACTGTAACGCGAACGCTTGTAACGGATCATAGATGTCGCTACTGGCCACTCACTAACACAAGTGCAGAATTAAGTAAATGTTAtgcgtaaaaatataattactgtgtaattataaaatttacaatgataagaagaattaatatatatacatatatatatatatacttaaatattcattCTCCTTATCATTtatcctttatatatatatatatatatatatatatatatatatataaatttatcctttatatatatatatatatatatatatataaaggataAATTTgatgtaagaaataaataattctgttaCATGTACAGATTATGGATCTGTTCTACATTTTTAAGATCTTTAAGCAAAAAAGAGTTATTAGATTTcacctttaaatttattttaacatagattttttataattattttcaagctaaaaataaacatccgACAGTATCAGAGTCGAGGTGTCTAGAACtagtttttattgaatcaGATAATATCATGTTTTTATAAGCGAGAGAATTAAAATACTCAAAACGAACTCGATCGACATtcgtaataaaatctttataatgtcCAGGAAACATATTCGTTCgtgttaagaaaatatttatggtattttatataacaatgaaacTTATAAGTTAAACAACTCGATTGCTTTTT harbors:
- the LOC116775393 gene encoding tubulin beta-1 chain → MREIVHIQAGQCGNQIGAKFWEIISDEHGIDPTGAYHGDSDLQLERINVYYNEASGGKYVPRAILVDLEPGTMDSVRSGPFGQIFRPDNFVFGQSGAGNNWAKGHYTEGAELVDSVLDVVRKEAESCDCLQGFQLTHSLGGGTGSGMGTLLISKIREEYPDRIMNTYSVVPSPKVSDTVVEPYNATLSVHQLVENTDETYCIDNEALYDICFRTLKLSTPTYGDLNHLVSLTMSGVTTCLRFPGQLNADLRKLAVNMVPFPRLHFFMPGFAPLTSRGSQQYRALTVPELTQQMFDAKNMMAACDPRHGRYLTVAAIFRGRMSMKEVDEQMLNIQNKNSSYFVEWIPNNVKTAVCDIPPRGLKMAATFIGNSTAIQELFKRISEQFTAMFRRKAFLHWYTGEGMDEMEFTEAESNMNDLVSEYQQYQEATADEDAEFDEEQEQEIEEN
- the LOC116775394 gene encoding uridine 5'-monophosphate synthase-like, translating into MVCKLKELAVQLFDAGALRIGDIEAKLGRRTPIYFDLRVVVSHPKIVKAISQQLEVLSSGVHHELVCGVPYAALPFAAVMSVNTDTPMIMKRKETKLYGTKKILEGVFQKNQTCLVVEDVVTSGGTLLETVNTLRSEGLVVTDAVVVLDREQGGVGVLEASGVRVRSMFTITELVSMLRDAGRVSEQTVDIISDHIKECQFGAKDNCDPVDT